One genomic window of Parasteatoda tepidariorum isolate YZ-2023 chromosome 9, CAS_Ptep_4.0, whole genome shotgun sequence includes the following:
- the LOC107440320 gene encoding 5'-3' exonuclease PLD3 isoform X1, translated as MVATTAYTPPVHLNGRSMETVVERTGKLDVGEFELQFFDSRYMLKPETEEKKWKGWLKPSCIPITIILVLIILVVLLPLIGQDEVKSVEVMALGDYDAQYKNCSSPCAITLLESIPENLTFAAGETIHVSVFESWSQLISLAERSIDIATFYSTLKGQDIQPDDPDPSSWQGDKIFSDLMKAGTERGIRIRIIQSEPTGSMPDYDTKELEVKGAAKVRSLDFKKMLGGGVLHTKMFLIDKKHFYIGSANMDWRSLTQVKELGLAIYNCSCLAQDLFKIFEVYWKLGVPNPYIPPEWPADLQTSINKDNPVSVIMNNSQVLTYISSSPPPICPKGRTTDLDSILDTINRAHSFVYIAVMDYFPTSLYMQKDHYWPVIDDAIRRVTVVKRLQVRILASYWNHTKPTMMSFLRSLNSLNSDLFDIEIKIFVVPTYTEAQSRIPFARVNHNKYMVTDNAAYIGTSNWSEDYFVNTGGVGFVIRNPVTNGTDGSNPLREQVEEVFKRDWRSKYAHPLSQFKDITHIKCVTGAYCKLPPPTEPPSIQIMDNDTFFKSRGETLAPIILCLVVTWAVAASHLI; from the exons ACTGTCGTTGAGCGTACTGGAAAGCTTGACGTTGGTGAGTTTGAGCTGCAGTTTTTTGACTCTCGCTACATGCTGAAGCCTgagacagaagaaaaaaaatggaagggATGGTTAAAACCATCATGTATTCCCATCACCATCATACTGGTCCTCATCATACTCGTCGTGCTTTTACCCCTTATAGGACAGGACGAAGTAAAATCAGTTGAAGTCATGGCCCTTGGAGATTATGATgctcaatataaaaattgttcgagtCCATGTGC CATCACCTTACTGGAAAGCATACCTGAAAACCTGACTTTCGCTGCCGGTGAAACGATTCATGTTTCTGTTTTTGAAAGCTGGTCCCAACTCATCTCCTTGGCAGAAAGATCCATTGATATCGCTACATTCTATTCAACACTAAAAGGACAAGATATTCAACCGGATGATCCGGATCCTTCTTCTTGGCAa ggAGACAAAATATTTAGCGATCTGATGAAAGCTGGAACTGAAAGGGGAATCAGAATCAGGATAATTCAAAGTGAACCTACAGGTTCAATGCCGGATTATGACACAAAAGAACTGGAAGTAAAAG GTGCAGCTAAAGTAAGGAGTTTAGACTTCAAAAAAATGCTTGGTGGTGGAGTACTGCATACAAAGATGTTTCTTATtgataaaaaacacttttacatTGGAAGTGCCAATATGGACTGGAGATCTTTGACGCAG GTTAAGGAGCTTGGTTTGGCTATTTACAACTGTTCATGCCTAGCACAAGATCTGTTCAAGATATTTGAAGTGTACTGGAAACTTGGAGTTCCCAATCCATACATACCTCCTGAATGGCCAGCTGACCTGCAGACGTCCATCAACAAAGATAACCCTGTTTCAGTTATAATGAACAACTCACAAGTTCTCACCTACATATCT AGTTCTCCACCCCCCATCTGCCCAAAAGGAAGAACAACAGATTTGGATAGTATTTTGGATACCATCAACAGAGCCCACTCTTTTGTTTACATTGCAGTCATGGATTATTTTCCTACTTCTCTCTACATGCAGAAAGATCA TTATTGGCCTGTCATTGACGATGCTATCCGCAGAGTGACAGTTGTCAAGAGACTTCAAGTCAGGATTTTGGCCAGTTACTGGAATCATACCAAACCTACTATGATGTCATTTTTAAGATCTCTCAATTCCTTAAACAGTGATTTGTTTGACATTGAGATA aaaatctttGTTGTGCCAACTTATACTGAGGCTCAATCAAGAATACCCTTTGCAAGGGTGAATCACAATAAGTATATGGTTACAGACAATGCTGCTTATATTG GTACATCCAACTGGTCGGAAGACTACTTTGTGAATACGGGTGGCGTCGGCTTCGTGATACGGAATCCGGTCACCAACGGCACAGACGGGTCCAACCCTCTCCGCGAGCAAGTCGAGGAAGTTTTCAAGAGAGACTGGCGCTCCAAATATGCTCACCCTCTCTCACAGTTCAAAGATATCAC CCACATAAAGTGTGTTACTGGTGCTTACTGCAAACTCCCGCCGCCTACAGAACCTCCGAGCATTCAAATAATGGACAACGATACGTTCTTCAAAAGCAGGGGAGAGACCCTCGCTCCAATCATTCTCTGCCTTGTAGTCACGTGGGCGGTCGCAGCATCACATTTGATTTAA
- the LOC107440320 gene encoding 5'-3' exonuclease PLD3 isoform X2, whose translation MLKPETEEKKWKGWLKPSCIPITIILVLIILVVLLPLIGQDEVKSVEVMALGDYDAQYKNCSSPCAITLLESIPENLTFAAGETIHVSVFESWSQLISLAERSIDIATFYSTLKGQDIQPDDPDPSSWQGDKIFSDLMKAGTERGIRIRIIQSEPTGSMPDYDTKELEVKGAAKVRSLDFKKMLGGGVLHTKMFLIDKKHFYIGSANMDWRSLTQVKELGLAIYNCSCLAQDLFKIFEVYWKLGVPNPYIPPEWPADLQTSINKDNPVSVIMNNSQVLTYISSSPPPICPKGRTTDLDSILDTINRAHSFVYIAVMDYFPTSLYMQKDHYWPVIDDAIRRVTVVKRLQVRILASYWNHTKPTMMSFLRSLNSLNSDLFDIEIKIFVVPTYTEAQSRIPFARVNHNKYMVTDNAAYIGTSNWSEDYFVNTGGVGFVIRNPVTNGTDGSNPLREQVEEVFKRDWRSKYAHPLSQFKDITHIKCVTGAYCKLPPPTEPPSIQIMDNDTFFKSRGETLAPIILCLVVTWAVAASHLI comes from the exons ATGCTGAAGCCTgagacagaagaaaaaaaatggaagggATGGTTAAAACCATCATGTATTCCCATCACCATCATACTGGTCCTCATCATACTCGTCGTGCTTTTACCCCTTATAGGACAGGACGAAGTAAAATCAGTTGAAGTCATGGCCCTTGGAGATTATGATgctcaatataaaaattgttcgagtCCATGTGC CATCACCTTACTGGAAAGCATACCTGAAAACCTGACTTTCGCTGCCGGTGAAACGATTCATGTTTCTGTTTTTGAAAGCTGGTCCCAACTCATCTCCTTGGCAGAAAGATCCATTGATATCGCTACATTCTATTCAACACTAAAAGGACAAGATATTCAACCGGATGATCCGGATCCTTCTTCTTGGCAa ggAGACAAAATATTTAGCGATCTGATGAAAGCTGGAACTGAAAGGGGAATCAGAATCAGGATAATTCAAAGTGAACCTACAGGTTCAATGCCGGATTATGACACAAAAGAACTGGAAGTAAAAG GTGCAGCTAAAGTAAGGAGTTTAGACTTCAAAAAAATGCTTGGTGGTGGAGTACTGCATACAAAGATGTTTCTTATtgataaaaaacacttttacatTGGAAGTGCCAATATGGACTGGAGATCTTTGACGCAG GTTAAGGAGCTTGGTTTGGCTATTTACAACTGTTCATGCCTAGCACAAGATCTGTTCAAGATATTTGAAGTGTACTGGAAACTTGGAGTTCCCAATCCATACATACCTCCTGAATGGCCAGCTGACCTGCAGACGTCCATCAACAAAGATAACCCTGTTTCAGTTATAATGAACAACTCACAAGTTCTCACCTACATATCT AGTTCTCCACCCCCCATCTGCCCAAAAGGAAGAACAACAGATTTGGATAGTATTTTGGATACCATCAACAGAGCCCACTCTTTTGTTTACATTGCAGTCATGGATTATTTTCCTACTTCTCTCTACATGCAGAAAGATCA TTATTGGCCTGTCATTGACGATGCTATCCGCAGAGTGACAGTTGTCAAGAGACTTCAAGTCAGGATTTTGGCCAGTTACTGGAATCATACCAAACCTACTATGATGTCATTTTTAAGATCTCTCAATTCCTTAAACAGTGATTTGTTTGACATTGAGATA aaaatctttGTTGTGCCAACTTATACTGAGGCTCAATCAAGAATACCCTTTGCAAGGGTGAATCACAATAAGTATATGGTTACAGACAATGCTGCTTATATTG GTACATCCAACTGGTCGGAAGACTACTTTGTGAATACGGGTGGCGTCGGCTTCGTGATACGGAATCCGGTCACCAACGGCACAGACGGGTCCAACCCTCTCCGCGAGCAAGTCGAGGAAGTTTTCAAGAGAGACTGGCGCTCCAAATATGCTCACCCTCTCTCACAGTTCAAAGATATCAC CCACATAAAGTGTGTTACTGGTGCTTACTGCAAACTCCCGCCGCCTACAGAACCTCCGAGCATTCAAATAATGGACAACGATACGTTCTTCAAAAGCAGGGGAGAGACCCTCGCTCCAATCATTCTCTGCCTTGTAGTCACGTGGGCGGTCGCAGCATCACATTTGATTTAA
- the LOC107440320 gene encoding 5'-3' exonuclease PLD3 isoform X3: MLKPETEEKKWKGWLKPSCIPITIILVLIILVVLLPLIGQDEVKSVEVMALGDYDAQYKNCSSPCAITLLESIPENLTFAAGETIHVSVFESWSQLISLAERSIDIATFYSTLKGQDIQPDDPDPSSWQGDKIFSDLMKAGTERGIRIRIIQSEPTGSMPDYDTKELEVKGAAKVRSLDFKKMLGGGVLHTKMFLIDKKHFYIGSANMDWRSLTQVKELGLAIYNCSCLAQDLFKIFEVYWKLGVPNPYIPPEWPADLQTSINKDNPVSVIMNNSQVLTYISSSPPPICPKGRTTDLDSILDTINRAHSFVYIAVMDYFPTSLYMQKDHYWPVIDDAIRRVTVVKRLQVRILASYWNHTKPTMMSFLRSLNSLNSDLFDIEIKIFVVPTYTEAQSRIPFARVNHNKYMVTDNAAYIGTSNWSEDYFVNTGGVGFVIRNPVTNGTDGSNPLREQVEEVFKRDWRSKYAHPLSQFKDIT; the protein is encoded by the exons ATGCTGAAGCCTgagacagaagaaaaaaaatggaagggATGGTTAAAACCATCATGTATTCCCATCACCATCATACTGGTCCTCATCATACTCGTCGTGCTTTTACCCCTTATAGGACAGGACGAAGTAAAATCAGTTGAAGTCATGGCCCTTGGAGATTATGATgctcaatataaaaattgttcgagtCCATGTGC CATCACCTTACTGGAAAGCATACCTGAAAACCTGACTTTCGCTGCCGGTGAAACGATTCATGTTTCTGTTTTTGAAAGCTGGTCCCAACTCATCTCCTTGGCAGAAAGATCCATTGATATCGCTACATTCTATTCAACACTAAAAGGACAAGATATTCAACCGGATGATCCGGATCCTTCTTCTTGGCAa ggAGACAAAATATTTAGCGATCTGATGAAAGCTGGAACTGAAAGGGGAATCAGAATCAGGATAATTCAAAGTGAACCTACAGGTTCAATGCCGGATTATGACACAAAAGAACTGGAAGTAAAAG GTGCAGCTAAAGTAAGGAGTTTAGACTTCAAAAAAATGCTTGGTGGTGGAGTACTGCATACAAAGATGTTTCTTATtgataaaaaacacttttacatTGGAAGTGCCAATATGGACTGGAGATCTTTGACGCAG GTTAAGGAGCTTGGTTTGGCTATTTACAACTGTTCATGCCTAGCACAAGATCTGTTCAAGATATTTGAAGTGTACTGGAAACTTGGAGTTCCCAATCCATACATACCTCCTGAATGGCCAGCTGACCTGCAGACGTCCATCAACAAAGATAACCCTGTTTCAGTTATAATGAACAACTCACAAGTTCTCACCTACATATCT AGTTCTCCACCCCCCATCTGCCCAAAAGGAAGAACAACAGATTTGGATAGTATTTTGGATACCATCAACAGAGCCCACTCTTTTGTTTACATTGCAGTCATGGATTATTTTCCTACTTCTCTCTACATGCAGAAAGATCA TTATTGGCCTGTCATTGACGATGCTATCCGCAGAGTGACAGTTGTCAAGAGACTTCAAGTCAGGATTTTGGCCAGTTACTGGAATCATACCAAACCTACTATGATGTCATTTTTAAGATCTCTCAATTCCTTAAACAGTGATTTGTTTGACATTGAGATA aaaatctttGTTGTGCCAACTTATACTGAGGCTCAATCAAGAATACCCTTTGCAAGGGTGAATCACAATAAGTATATGGTTACAGACAATGCTGCTTATATTG GTACATCCAACTGGTCGGAAGACTACTTTGTGAATACGGGTGGCGTCGGCTTCGTGATACGGAATCCGGTCACCAACGGCACAGACGGGTCCAACCCTCTCCGCGAGCAAGTCGAGGAAGTTTTCAAGAGAGACTGGCGCTCCAAATATGCTCACCCTCTCTCACAGTTCAAAGATATCACGTAA